One Novipirellula galeiformis DNA window includes the following coding sequences:
- a CDS encoding secretin N-terminal domain-containing protein, producing MDSLRWHFYTLLATLFLLAAIPPSAAFADEASAKQGNPAAVTAGKRSPSSAAGKSPQEGQPQPSQPTDAKPSESAKPDSAATEAKVIRRDQIPENQARPEGAPTADMDSKNAGQPPLVFAANPDELKASVGEDGRVAFQFRNQPWVDLVQWLAEISDQPLDWLELPGDRVNLSSPGRYTVAETRDLFNRYLLARGYAILELDGGLTVAKTETINPAIVPRVTSEELMALLPHAFVRISLDVQWLSAEKLAEELKPMISSNGRITALSTTNRIEVMDAAINVQQVARLLREESDNASREALAPEFKLRYMPAEEAKRMLEQFLGVEKKAEVPMTPQQIQQMQQMQQRQGGAQPPAAKKVEVSIVANTRQNSVLIRAPDDRIAIAQEFLKRIDVPSNSLATLADVQSRVQVFRLASLDPEKLIEIIGEMNVLEPSTRIRVDKENGALIVSGSAADRFIINSLIERLDGSGRNFHVLQLRRLDAGDVAESINFLMGQKKEDDSGSSRRRYSYFGYGQPQEEEKKKDEFRVAANNSYRQVLLWANDIEMEQVQSLLIKLGELPPPGGSARKFRVIDASASPETLEYLRQLEKQWRQLSPNPLELPAAEQFKKPTESPASDPPSEDGAKPEKTLPDDDNDVVSSDEPKNNPFDPHRWTLVQSPTHPQPQPPSIHSREDFDRLFPETAAEKESLDPAKPPASIRIELDPSGNLVLMSSDTKALDQLEDLMLQVAPPTRSYHVFKIKHSSAYWMKLNLEDYFEDEEPEDNSDDMFSRWYWGGDDSSNKKEEPAGLGKGAKLKFVDDIDTNTLVVTGASPEQLRTIEELIQLWDTEVPTNKRKSRYTKLVTIQFGKADRIAETVKEAYRDLLSSNDKTFQGGKGQPGGRNQGADKQGVSKSRDGDGSGLVASEGGQEAGGADFSFKGKLSMGVDLVGNTLIVSAEGEPLLDLVCEMIAQLDQAAKPSGEVQVVKLSGDISVESVQNALRAFGAQENTPNGPQEKKNQGINE from the coding sequence GTGGATTCATTGCGCTGGCATTTCTACACGTTACTGGCCACCCTCTTTTTGCTGGCTGCCATTCCGCCATCGGCTGCGTTTGCCGATGAAGCATCGGCCAAGCAGGGGAATCCGGCCGCTGTGACGGCGGGCAAACGCTCGCCCAGTTCCGCAGCGGGCAAATCGCCACAAGAAGGTCAACCACAACCCTCCCAGCCAACCGACGCGAAGCCGTCGGAGTCTGCGAAGCCAGATTCTGCTGCGACAGAGGCCAAGGTGATCCGTCGCGATCAAATCCCGGAAAACCAGGCCCGTCCCGAGGGAGCACCGACGGCGGACATGGACTCGAAAAACGCCGGCCAGCCTCCTCTCGTCTTCGCTGCGAACCCCGACGAACTCAAAGCCAGCGTCGGCGAGGACGGACGGGTTGCGTTCCAGTTCCGAAATCAGCCCTGGGTGGATTTGGTTCAATGGTTGGCGGAGATTTCCGATCAACCCTTGGATTGGCTTGAGCTTCCCGGTGACCGCGTGAACCTCTCCTCTCCGGGACGCTACACCGTGGCGGAGACGCGAGATTTGTTCAACCGTTACCTGTTGGCGCGAGGCTATGCGATTCTCGAACTCGACGGCGGATTGACCGTCGCCAAGACCGAAACGATCAACCCCGCCATCGTTCCGCGAGTCACTTCCGAAGAGCTGATGGCATTGTTGCCGCATGCCTTTGTTCGGATCTCGTTGGATGTACAGTGGTTATCAGCGGAGAAGTTAGCCGAAGAACTCAAGCCCATGATCAGCTCCAACGGCCGCATCACTGCGTTGTCGACGACCAATCGCATCGAGGTCATGGATGCGGCGATCAACGTGCAACAAGTCGCTCGACTGCTGCGTGAAGAGTCCGACAACGCCAGTCGTGAGGCGTTAGCACCCGAGTTCAAATTACGATACATGCCTGCCGAAGAAGCCAAGCGGATGTTGGAACAGTTTCTCGGGGTCGAGAAAAAAGCAGAGGTCCCGATGACGCCTCAACAGATCCAACAAATGCAACAAATGCAGCAGCGTCAGGGAGGGGCTCAACCTCCGGCGGCGAAAAAGGTGGAGGTATCGATCGTTGCGAACACGCGTCAAAACTCAGTCCTGATCCGCGCCCCAGATGATCGCATTGCGATTGCCCAAGAATTCCTCAAACGGATCGATGTCCCCAGCAATTCGCTGGCCACGCTTGCCGATGTGCAATCGCGAGTCCAGGTGTTCCGCTTGGCATCGCTGGATCCCGAGAAATTGATCGAGATCATTGGCGAAATGAACGTATTGGAGCCTTCGACACGCATCCGTGTCGACAAGGAAAACGGAGCGTTGATCGTTTCCGGATCGGCCGCCGATCGCTTCATCATCAATTCTCTGATTGAACGACTCGATGGAAGCGGACGCAATTTCCATGTCTTGCAACTGAGGCGATTGGACGCCGGTGATGTGGCCGAATCGATTAACTTTCTCATGGGCCAGAAAAAGGAAGACGATTCCGGTAGCTCGCGTCGACGCTACTCCTACTTCGGCTATGGGCAACCGCAAGAGGAAGAGAAAAAGAAAGACGAGTTTCGCGTCGCTGCGAATAACAGTTACCGACAAGTGCTGTTGTGGGCCAATGATATCGAAATGGAGCAAGTTCAATCGCTGCTGATCAAACTCGGTGAATTGCCACCGCCCGGCGGCAGCGCACGTAAGTTTCGCGTGATCGATGCTTCGGCAAGCCCCGAAACACTCGAGTATTTGCGCCAACTCGAAAAACAGTGGCGACAACTCTCGCCCAATCCACTGGAGTTGCCTGCTGCGGAACAATTCAAAAAACCGACGGAAAGCCCCGCGTCGGATCCGCCCTCGGAAGATGGTGCGAAGCCGGAAAAAACCCTGCCGGATGATGACAACGATGTGGTCTCGTCAGATGAGCCAAAAAATAATCCGTTCGATCCCCATCGCTGGACACTCGTCCAATCCCCAACCCACCCGCAGCCACAACCACCGTCCATTCACTCGCGGGAAGATTTCGATCGCCTGTTCCCTGAAACGGCGGCGGAGAAAGAGTCGCTCGATCCAGCCAAACCGCCTGCTTCGATTCGCATTGAACTCGACCCCTCCGGCAACCTTGTGTTGATGAGTTCCGACACCAAGGCGCTCGACCAACTAGAAGACTTGATGCTACAAGTCGCGCCCCCAACACGCTCCTACCACGTGTTCAAAATCAAACACAGTAGTGCGTATTGGATGAAATTGAATTTGGAGGATTACTTCGAGGACGAAGAACCGGAAGACAATTCCGATGATATGTTTTCGCGATGGTATTGGGGTGGCGATGACAGCAGCAACAAGAAAGAAGAACCTGCGGGGCTTGGCAAAGGGGCGAAGCTGAAGTTTGTCGACGACATCGATACCAATACACTTGTCGTCACCGGAGCCTCGCCTGAGCAACTTCGCACGATCGAAGAACTGATTCAATTGTGGGATACCGAAGTGCCTACCAATAAACGCAAGTCACGCTACACCAAACTGGTGACCATTCAGTTTGGAAAAGCCGATCGAATTGCGGAAACCGTCAAAGAGGCCTATCGCGATCTGTTGAGTAGCAACGACAAGACGTTCCAGGGAGGAAAAGGGCAACCGGGTGGGCGAAACCAGGGAGCCGATAAACAGGGAGTGTCCAAGAGTCGTGACGGAGACGGTAGCGGGCTGGTAGCATCCGAAGGAGGCCAGGAGGCAGGAGGTGCCGATTTTTCATTCAAAGGCAAACTGTCGATGGGCGTCGACTTGGTCGGCAATACCTTGATCGTGAGCGCCGAGGGAGAGCCGTTATTGGACCTTGTCTGCGAAATGATTGCCCAGCTTGACCAAGCAGCCAAACCGAGTGGCGAGGTCCAGGTCGTTAAGCTTTCCGGAGACATTAGTGTCGAGTCGGTACAGAATGCATTACGCGCATTCGGGGCTCAAGAAAATACTCCGAATGGCCCGCAAGAGAAAAAGAACCAGGGGATCAATGAATAA
- a CDS encoding MMPL family transporter, with product MHRPVSHRWAQFVTRRWGWVMLAWIVAAVVLRMAAPAWKDIAQDGDFEYLPPEMTSVAGGHLLDEAFPGIRSRSQMVLVIGRDEGALSKTDEIVGLDLLRRLYHQLGEVSWQRAIAEGYRGGPPAEDAPSGHWIKLAREAFDNSILMDERFYERIADQLPKSAATLREPRMALAYWDRGHLLEAWGDSAENVESDYEAALILQPKIPSMATPIADRELGSWDSLLDVLAWEDAIVGPRLKKDGARLAVLQLSSELAATSNIETLAALQQLIASVERYSMHYTAPGLQVLVTGSAAIGGETLTAARDAIRYTEWITVAMILIILTVVYRAPLLVAIPMISIGFAVVVSMSLVSLLTQWSMDGTIPGLDLRVFTTSRIFIVVILFGAGTDYCLFLIARLREEARETVWPVACRNAVSNVMGALIGSALTTVVGLGMLWIAQFGKFHYTGPIIGICLLVGLLVCTTLTPAMLRALGPKVFWPTKIDIRQPARRALLSPSSSHASGSAHGGLWGWIALVLTRYPITALSVGGFLLMVPGVYGLLNERSVTYDLSSQLSHSAESRQGLRLLAKHFNIGEINPVTVLIVRPEAAPHDVVKKSVKQLATKLYSQPGVTTVRTADDPLGDFPPNRDMGLLSGDAWRRRALQNHRIAQGYFFSEVPKLEKRLVRLDVIFQGDPFSIETASLVSNLQQYLQSRTEDPDSGWQGAEVLLAGTTPSIIDLRKVTLSDNRRIKIAVVVAVFLVLVVVLRRVGLSLYLIVTVLISYYATLGLTILFFRAAYGSDYVGLDWKLPLFLFVILVAVGQDYNVYLVTRVLEEQQRLGWLAALRRAVARTGGIITACGLVMAATFFSMTASVWFPPIASVFGFPSEGGAALRGIVELGFALGLGVLIDTFYVRTILVPSFIAIFGKRSGSAST from the coding sequence ATGCACCGTCCTGTTTCGCATCGCTGGGCACAATTCGTCACACGGCGTTGGGGCTGGGTGATGTTGGCTTGGATCGTTGCCGCGGTGGTGCTCCGCATGGCAGCGCCGGCGTGGAAGGACATCGCTCAGGACGGTGACTTTGAGTACCTTCCGCCGGAGATGACCAGCGTGGCGGGAGGGCACCTGTTGGACGAAGCTTTTCCCGGCATCCGCAGCCGCAGCCAAATGGTGCTTGTGATTGGCCGTGACGAAGGGGCGCTGAGCAAAACGGATGAAATCGTCGGGCTTGATTTACTGCGACGACTGTACCACCAACTCGGCGAAGTCAGTTGGCAACGCGCGATCGCCGAAGGTTATCGCGGTGGCCCTCCCGCCGAAGACGCTCCATCGGGACATTGGATCAAGCTTGCTCGCGAGGCGTTTGACAATTCCATTTTGATGGACGAGCGATTCTACGAGCGAATTGCCGATCAATTGCCTAAGTCGGCAGCGACGCTGAGAGAGCCGCGGATGGCATTAGCGTATTGGGATCGTGGCCATTTGCTTGAAGCGTGGGGCGATTCGGCTGAAAACGTCGAGTCGGATTATGAAGCTGCGTTAATTCTGCAGCCCAAGATACCCTCGATGGCCACTCCGATTGCGGATCGAGAGCTCGGGTCATGGGACTCGCTGCTTGACGTCTTGGCTTGGGAAGACGCGATCGTTGGACCGCGATTAAAGAAAGACGGCGCTCGACTCGCCGTGCTGCAGCTTTCCAGCGAGCTTGCCGCAACCAGCAATATCGAGACGCTCGCAGCACTGCAGCAATTGATTGCATCGGTCGAGCGTTACAGCATGCATTACACCGCACCAGGCTTGCAGGTGCTGGTGACCGGTTCCGCCGCGATCGGGGGCGAAACCTTGACCGCCGCACGCGATGCGATTCGGTACACCGAATGGATCACCGTAGCGATGATTTTGATCATCCTAACGGTCGTCTACCGAGCGCCGTTATTGGTTGCCATTCCGATGATTTCGATCGGGTTTGCGGTCGTCGTTTCGATGAGTCTGGTATCGTTGCTAACACAATGGTCGATGGACGGCACGATCCCTGGATTGGACCTGCGGGTGTTCACGACCAGCCGGATCTTTATCGTGGTGATCCTGTTTGGGGCGGGCACCGACTACTGTCTGTTCTTGATCGCACGACTTCGCGAAGAGGCGCGGGAAACCGTTTGGCCGGTGGCGTGTCGCAATGCCGTCTCCAACGTCATGGGAGCATTGATCGGCAGCGCTTTGACCACGGTGGTCGGATTGGGCATGTTGTGGATCGCTCAGTTTGGCAAGTTTCACTACACCGGCCCGATCATTGGCATCTGTTTGCTTGTCGGTTTATTGGTCTGCACGACGCTGACCCCCGCAATGCTTCGCGCCCTTGGCCCCAAGGTGTTTTGGCCCACCAAAATTGATATCCGACAACCGGCCCGTCGAGCACTACTGAGCCCATCGTCGAGTCACGCATCCGGCTCTGCACACGGTGGATTGTGGGGCTGGATCGCATTGGTGCTGACGCGTTATCCGATCACGGCATTGTCGGTCGGCGGTTTTTTGTTGATGGTTCCGGGGGTGTATGGATTGCTGAACGAGCGATCGGTGACCTACGATCTCAGCAGCCAATTGAGCCACTCGGCCGAAAGTCGCCAAGGGCTGCGTTTGCTGGCGAAGCATTTTAACATCGGAGAGATCAATCCCGTCACGGTCTTGATCGTTCGTCCCGAAGCGGCGCCGCATGACGTGGTCAAGAAGAGCGTCAAGCAACTTGCCACCAAGTTGTACTCGCAACCAGGTGTAACAACCGTACGCACCGCCGACGATCCACTGGGCGATTTCCCTCCTAATCGCGATATGGGTTTGCTCAGCGGGGATGCTTGGCGACGCCGCGCATTACAGAATCACCGGATCGCCCAGGGCTACTTTTTTAGCGAGGTTCCCAAACTCGAAAAGCGACTCGTTCGGCTCGACGTGATCTTCCAAGGGGACCCGTTTTCGATTGAGACCGCTTCGCTCGTCAGCAATCTGCAACAGTACCTACAAAGTCGTACGGAGGATCCCGATTCGGGGTGGCAGGGGGCTGAGGTGCTGCTGGCCGGAACCACACCCTCGATCATCGACCTTCGCAAGGTAACCTTGTCAGACAATCGCCGCATCAAGATTGCGGTCGTCGTGGCGGTGTTCTTGGTGCTGGTGGTCGTGCTGCGACGCGTTGGGTTGTCGCTGTACTTGATCGTGACGGTATTGATCAGCTATTACGCCACCCTAGGGCTGACGATCCTGTTTTTCCGCGCTGCCTATGGAAGCGATTACGTCGGACTGGACTGGAAACTCCCCCTATTTTTGTTCGTGATCCTTGTCGCGGTGGGCCAAGATTACAACGTCTACTTGGTGACACGAGTCTTGGAAGAGCAGCAGCGACTGGGCTGGTTGGCGGCACTGCGACGCGCCGTCGCACGCACCGGAGGGATCATCACCGCATGTGGCCTCGTGATGGCAGCGACGTTCTTCAGCATGACCGCCTCGGTATGGTTTCCCCCGATCGCCAGCGTCTTTGGCTTCCCCAGCGAAGGAGGGGCGGCGCTGCGAGGAATTGTGGAGCTTGGCTTCGCGCTCGGACTCGGTGTGCTGATCGATACCTTTTACGTCCGTACGATCTTGGTCCCAAGTTTCATCGCGATTTTTGGAAAACGGTCCGGCTCGGCGAGTACGTAA
- the msrA gene encoding peptide-methionine (S)-S-oxide reductase MsrA: MLTPQRSVAEEPAPKKASEAVVTLAGGCFWCTEAVFERIEGVNDVVSGYIGGTDPKPNYEKVCSGRTGHAEAVEIYYDPSKRTYDELLKIFFKTHDPTTLNKQGHDEGTQYRSAIFYRSEAEKKAAEKYIEKLNESGDYSNPVVTTLEPATKFFPAEEYHQDYYRRNPNAGYCQAVVRNKVRKTNREFSDLLKKP; the protein is encoded by the coding sequence ATGTTGACACCACAGCGAAGTGTTGCCGAAGAACCGGCCCCTAAGAAGGCCAGCGAAGCGGTTGTCACGTTGGCGGGCGGATGTTTCTGGTGCACCGAAGCGGTCTTCGAGCGAATCGAAGGGGTCAATGATGTCGTTTCGGGATACATCGGCGGCACCGATCCCAAACCCAACTACGAAAAAGTGTGTAGCGGCCGGACCGGACATGCCGAAGCGGTCGAAATCTATTACGACCCTAGCAAACGCACCTACGACGAACTTTTGAAGATCTTTTTCAAGACCCACGACCCCACCACCTTGAACAAGCAGGGCCACGACGAGGGAACTCAGTACCGCAGCGCGATCTTCTATCGCAGCGAAGCGGAAAAGAAAGCGGCTGAGAAGTATATCGAGAAACTCAACGAATCAGGCGATTACTCAAACCCCGTGGTGACCACGCTCGAGCCGGCAACGAAGTTCTTCCCCGCGGAGGAATATCACCAGGATTACTATCGCCGGAACCCCAACGCCGGATATTGCCAAGCGGTGGTGCGAAACAAAGTCCGCAAAACCAATCGCGAATTTAGCGATCTGCTGAAGAAGCCGTAA
- a CDS encoding acyl-CoA thioesterase, protein MQSYFDVTHTVIPDEIDSQHHVHNLRYLQWTLWAASKHSAATGWDATAAAEQGLGWVVRKHDITFRAAALANDQLVIRTWVDDLDRFASRRKYLICRPADRTVLARAETRWVYVDLRVHKVVEIPSSVRDKIQVSATPPLPWEPAALKGK, encoded by the coding sequence ATGCAGAGTTATTTTGATGTCACGCATACGGTGATCCCCGACGAGATCGATTCTCAGCACCATGTGCACAATTTGCGTTACTTGCAGTGGACGCTGTGGGCTGCGTCGAAGCATTCCGCCGCCACGGGCTGGGATGCAACGGCCGCGGCCGAACAGGGCTTAGGATGGGTCGTGCGCAAGCATGACATCACATTTCGGGCCGCTGCACTGGCCAATGACCAACTCGTGATTCGAACCTGGGTCGATGACTTGGATCGCTTTGCATCGAGACGAAAGTATTTGATTTGCCGTCCCGCTGACCGAACCGTGCTCGCTCGTGCCGAGACGCGATGGGTTTACGTCGATTTGCGCGTCCATAAAGTGGTGGAGATTCCCTCGTCGGTGCGAGATAAAATCCAGGTTTCGGCAACGCCCCCACTGCCTTGGGAGCCCGCTGCCTTGAAAGGGAAGTGA
- the gyrA gene encoding DNA gyrase subunit A — translation MDGGAGAFRLVDLPIEDELRESYLTYAMSVIVSRALPDVRDGLKPSQRRILVAMNDLNLGPNSKRVKCAKISGDTSGNYHPHGESVIYPTLVRMAQEWNLRSLLIDKQGNFGSIAGLPPAAMRYTEARLSAVAASMLDDLKLDTVDFIPTYDEARTEPTVLPSRYPNLLINGSGGIAVGMATSIPPHNPTEVCEALIRLVDHPETSIDEICEIIPGPDFPTGGIICGRGGIRRGYKTGRSTIVVRARCRIEEMKGNRSRIIVTEIPYQQYRDRVIEKIAGLVNGEKIKGISGIRDESDLKEPVRLVIELKRDADPDVVLNQLYQYSPLQDTFSLIFLALVDGKPRELTIKEMLQEFLRHRVTVIRRRTQFLLARARRRKHTVEGLLLALTDIDQIIKTIRSSANQAEAKVRLMEIECPSSMLKRALGDSGFDQFVLERGEAENYKLTSVQTDAILRLTLGQLVNLEQEKLSGEHAALLTEIVDYLDILGNQERINGIIKDDLEEMKRRFGDKRRTEISGEELGNIDLEDLIPEETMVVSISHRGYIKRTPTSVYNTQRRGGKGLKGAKTDEEDPIEHLFVASTHAYLLFLTTVGKVRWQKVYDLPQLARDSKGRAIVNLLNLEADEKIAECLAIRDFDQAGYYVVMATRSGLVKKTPLEQYSRPKKGGIIAIKLREGDELVDAAVIGPGDEVILVTSSGMAIRFRESDARPMGRNTSGVKGIRLVGDDRVVGMVVADPEATLLTVCEKGYGKRTHFGPNATVEAEDADAPETDSADAPEEESSASGSRYRTQKRGGKGLRDIRTSERNGAVIGIARVTDEDELFMMTGKGKIQRIKAADINVIGRNTQGVRIMNVDSGDSLIAVVRVPPEEQSDEVEGAVVEGEVIEGTVTEGTVIEGTVTEGTAVASNEEATDASVDDASATPPESDLDTGDSDDEA, via the coding sequence ATTGATGGCGGCGCGGGCGCGTTCCGTCTTGTCGATTTGCCGATCGAAGACGAGCTACGTGAGAGCTATCTGACGTACGCGATGAGCGTCATCGTCAGCCGTGCGTTGCCCGATGTCCGCGACGGCTTGAAGCCCAGCCAGCGGCGGATTCTGGTCGCGATGAACGACCTCAATCTGGGCCCCAACAGCAAACGGGTCAAATGCGCAAAAATCTCAGGTGACACGTCGGGTAACTATCACCCGCACGGGGAAAGTGTGATCTATCCGACGCTTGTGCGAATGGCCCAGGAATGGAACCTGCGATCGCTATTAATCGACAAGCAGGGGAATTTCGGTAGTATCGCGGGGCTGCCACCGGCGGCGATGCGGTATACCGAAGCTCGCTTGAGTGCGGTGGCTGCATCGATGTTGGATGACTTGAAGCTCGACACCGTCGACTTCATTCCGACGTACGATGAAGCGCGCACCGAACCGACCGTGCTTCCGAGTCGGTACCCCAACCTGCTTATCAATGGTAGCGGCGGGATCGCGGTCGGGATGGCGACAAGCATCCCTCCGCACAACCCCACGGAAGTCTGCGAGGCGCTCATTCGCTTGGTGGATCATCCCGAGACCTCCATCGACGAGATCTGTGAGATCATCCCAGGCCCCGACTTCCCGACCGGTGGAATCATCTGTGGACGCGGGGGAATTCGTCGCGGTTACAAGACCGGACGAAGCACCATCGTCGTCCGGGCACGCTGCCGTATCGAAGAGATGAAAGGAAATCGCTCACGCATCATCGTGACCGAGATTCCTTATCAACAATACCGCGACCGCGTGATCGAAAAGATTGCGGGGCTGGTCAACGGCGAAAAGATCAAGGGAATCTCCGGGATTCGCGACGAGAGCGACTTGAAGGAACCGGTTCGCTTGGTGATCGAACTGAAGCGGGATGCCGATCCCGATGTCGTTCTGAACCAGCTTTATCAATACTCGCCGCTGCAGGACACCTTCTCGCTGATCTTCCTAGCGCTGGTCGATGGCAAGCCTCGCGAGTTAACGATCAAGGAAATGTTGCAAGAATTCTTGCGACATCGCGTCACGGTGATTCGTCGCCGGACTCAATTCTTGTTGGCCCGCGCGCGTCGCCGAAAGCATACCGTCGAAGGCTTGCTGCTCGCCCTGACGGATATCGACCAGATCATCAAGACGATCCGAAGCAGTGCCAATCAAGCCGAAGCCAAGGTGCGATTGATGGAAATCGAATGCCCCTCTTCGATGCTCAAACGAGCGCTCGGAGATAGCGGTTTCGACCAATTTGTACTCGAGCGAGGTGAGGCGGAAAACTACAAATTGACGAGCGTTCAAACCGATGCCATCTTGCGTTTGACACTCGGCCAATTGGTTAACCTCGAGCAAGAGAAACTCTCCGGTGAACATGCGGCGCTGCTAACCGAGATTGTCGATTACCTCGATATCCTCGGTAACCAAGAGCGAATCAATGGGATCATCAAGGATGATCTCGAAGAGATGAAGCGTCGTTTTGGCGACAAACGCCGAACCGAAATCAGTGGTGAAGAGCTTGGTAATATCGATCTTGAAGATCTGATCCCCGAAGAAACGATGGTCGTCTCGATCAGCCATCGCGGCTATATCAAACGAACGCCAACCAGCGTTTACAACACTCAGCGTCGCGGCGGCAAGGGGCTCAAAGGAGCCAAGACGGATGAAGAGGATCCGATTGAGCACCTGTTTGTCGCCAGCACGCATGCCTACCTGTTGTTCCTGACAACGGTCGGCAAGGTGCGTTGGCAAAAGGTTTACGACCTGCCGCAACTTGCTCGCGACAGCAAGGGACGTGCGATCGTCAATCTCTTGAATCTTGAAGCCGACGAGAAGATCGCGGAGTGTCTAGCAATTCGCGATTTCGACCAAGCGGGCTATTACGTGGTCATGGCCACTCGCAGTGGATTGGTCAAGAAAACGCCGCTCGAACAATACAGTCGCCCCAAGAAAGGCGGTATCATCGCGATCAAACTTCGCGAGGGAGATGAGCTCGTCGACGCTGCGGTGATCGGCCCCGGAGACGAAGTTATCCTGGTTACCAGTTCCGGTATGGCGATTCGATTCCGTGAATCCGATGCGCGGCCGATGGGAAGAAACACCTCCGGCGTGAAGGGGATCCGATTGGTCGGCGATGACCGAGTCGTTGGCATGGTTGTCGCAGACCCTGAAGCGACCCTCTTGACCGTTTGCGAAAAGGGCTACGGCAAACGCACCCATTTCGGCCCCAATGCAACGGTCGAAGCGGAGGACGCTGATGCCCCCGAGACCGACTCAGCGGATGCTCCCGAAGAGGAAAGCAGCGCCTCGGGCTCGCGATACCGCACGCAAAAGCGTGGCGGGAAGGGACTCCGTGACATTCGCACCAGTGAGCGAAACGGGGCCGTAATCGGAATCGCGCGAGTGACCGACGAAGACGAATTATTCATGATGACCGGAAAAGGCAAGATCCAGCGGATCAAGGCCGCCGACATCAACGTCATCGGACGCAACACCCAAGGCGTGCGAATCATGAACGTCGACAGCGGTGACAGTCTGATCGCGGTCGTGCGAGTTCCACCCGAAGAGCAATCTGACGAAGTCGAAGGGGCTGTCGTCGAGGGCGAAGTGATCGAAGGCACCGTCACCGAGGGCACCGTCATCGAGGGGACAGTCACTGAGGGCACCGCCGTTGCATCCAACGAGGAAGCGACCGACGCCAGCGTCGATGACGCTTCGGCGACCCCGCCGGAATCGGATCTCGATACTGGTGATAGCGACGACGAAGCGTAG